From one Humulus lupulus chromosome 8, drHumLupu1.1, whole genome shotgun sequence genomic stretch:
- the LOC133794481 gene encoding nucleosome assembly protein 1;4-like isoform X1, translating into MNSSTNKDNFDMSDIDASLPAAAAALSAEDRAGLVNALKSKLRTLTANHSDIMKTLSPTLRKRVESLRKIQGQHDELAAKFLEERASLESKYHELYQPLYTKRYEIVNGVVEVDGVEHGDKANEDKGVPQFWLNAMKSHEVLAEEITERDEGALKYLKDIKYIRIENPKGFRLDFFFDTNPYFKNSVLAKTYHMVEDDEPILENAIGTEIEWYPGKCLTQKILKKKPRKSGSKNANPITKTENCSSFFNFFNPPRIPEDDVDIDEGAADELQSQMEQDYDIGSTIRDKIIPHAVSWFTGEAVKGDDLEDMEEYDDDDDDDDGEYSDENEEDE; encoded by the exons ATGAATAGCAGCACCAACAAGGATAACTTCGATATGTCCGATATTGATGCCTCACTCCCCGCCGCCGCCGCCG CTCTTAGTGCGGAGGACCGTGCTGGTCTTGTTAACGCTCTCAAA AGTAAGCTTCGCACTTTGACTGCCAACCATTCAGATATTATGAAAACTTTGTCACCTACGCTTCGAAAGCGTGTTGAATCACTGAGAAAGATTCAG GGCCAACATGATGAGTTGGCGGCCAAGTTTTTAGAGGAGAGAGCCTCACTGGAGTCTAAATACCATGAACTTTATCAACCCCTTTACACTAAG AGATATGAGATTGTTAATGGTGTAGTTGAAGTCGATGGAGTTGAACATGGAGATAAAGCCAATGAAG ATAAAGGAGTGCCTCAATTTTGGCTTAATGCAATGAAAAGTCATGAAGTATTGGCTGAGgag ATTACAGAGCGTGATGAGGGTGCTCTTAAATATCTCAAAGATATTAAGTATATTAGGATTGAAAATCCCAAAGGATTCAGGCTGGATTTCTTCTTTGATACTAATCCTTACTTCAAAAACTCTGTCCTGGCAAAGACATATCACATGGTTGAAGACGATGAGCCTATCTTAGAGAATGCAATTGG GACGGAGATTGAAtggtatcctgggaaatgtttgaCTCAgaagattttgaagaagaagccCAGAAAGAGTGGATCAAAGAATGCCAACCCCATCACCAAAACTGAAAATTGTTCCAgcttcttcaatttcttcaacCCTCCTCGGATCCCTGAGGATGATGTAGATATTGATGAAGGTGCT GCTGATGAACTCCAGAGTCAAATGGAGCAGGACTATGATATTGG TTCTACAATTCGAGACAAGATCATTCCACATGCTGTTTCATGGTTTACCGGGGAGGCTGTTAAAGGGGACGACCTTGAAGATATGGAAGAatacgatgatgatgatgatgatgatgatggtgaatATAGTGATGAGAATGAGGAGGATGAATAG
- the LOC133794481 gene encoding nucleosome assembly protein 1;1-like isoform X2 → MNSSTNKDNFDMSDIDASLPAAAAALSAEDRAGLVNALKSKLRTLTANHSDIMKTLSPTLRKRVESLRKIQGQHDELAAKFLEERASLESKYHELYQPLYTKRYEIVNGVVEVDGVEHGDKANEDKGVPQFWLNAMKSHEVLAEEITERDEGALKYLKDIKYIRIENPKGFRLDFFFDTNPYFKNSVLAKTYHMVEDDEPILENAIGTEIEWYPGKCLTQKILKKKPRKSGSKNANPITKTENCSSFFNFFNPPRIPEDDVDIDEG, encoded by the exons ATGAATAGCAGCACCAACAAGGATAACTTCGATATGTCCGATATTGATGCCTCACTCCCCGCCGCCGCCGCCG CTCTTAGTGCGGAGGACCGTGCTGGTCTTGTTAACGCTCTCAAA AGTAAGCTTCGCACTTTGACTGCCAACCATTCAGATATTATGAAAACTTTGTCACCTACGCTTCGAAAGCGTGTTGAATCACTGAGAAAGATTCAG GGCCAACATGATGAGTTGGCGGCCAAGTTTTTAGAGGAGAGAGCCTCACTGGAGTCTAAATACCATGAACTTTATCAACCCCTTTACACTAAG AGATATGAGATTGTTAATGGTGTAGTTGAAGTCGATGGAGTTGAACATGGAGATAAAGCCAATGAAG ATAAAGGAGTGCCTCAATTTTGGCTTAATGCAATGAAAAGTCATGAAGTATTGGCTGAGgag ATTACAGAGCGTGATGAGGGTGCTCTTAAATATCTCAAAGATATTAAGTATATTAGGATTGAAAATCCCAAAGGATTCAGGCTGGATTTCTTCTTTGATACTAATCCTTACTTCAAAAACTCTGTCCTGGCAAAGACATATCACATGGTTGAAGACGATGAGCCTATCTTAGAGAATGCAATTGG GACGGAGATTGAAtggtatcctgggaaatgtttgaCTCAgaagattttgaagaagaagccCAGAAAGAGTGGATCAAAGAATGCCAACCCCATCACCAAAACTGAAAATTGTTCCAgcttcttcaatttcttcaacCCTCCTCGGATCCCTGAGGATGATGTAGATATTGATGAAG GCTGA
- the LOC133794482 gene encoding glyoxylate/succinic semialdehyde reductase 2, chloroplastic-like gives MSDLAGSLPEAASGNKLAAKLGFLGIGIMGFPMAQNLIKAGYNVTVWNRTKSKCDPLISLGAIYKSTPGEVAASSDVTFAMLSDPESAVEVACGKNGAASGLSSGKGYVDVSTVDGETSKLISQRIKATGALFLEAPVSGSKKPAEDGQLIFLAAGDKSLYDSVAPFLDIMGKSKFYLGDVGNGAAMKLVVNMVMGSMMASFSEGLLLSEKVGLDPSVLVKVISQGAISAPMYSMKGPSMIQSVYPTAFPLKHQQKDMRLALGLAESVCQSTPIAAAANELYKVAKSQGLSDQDFSAVIESLKGKLQQ, from the exons ATGTCTGATCTTGCTGGCTCCCTCCCGGAGGCCGCCTCCG gaaataaattggCTGCAAAGTTGGGTTTTCTTGGGATTGGGATAATGGGTTTTCCGATGGCACAGAATCTCATCAAAGCTGG GTACAATGTGACTGTTTGGAACAGGACCAAGAGCAAGTGTGATCCTCTCATCAGCTTAGGGGCAAT ATATAAATCAACTCCTGGGGAAGTAGCTGCGTCTTCTGATGTCACATTTGCAATGCTTTCTGATCCTGAAAGTGCG GTGGAAGTTGCTTGTGGGAAGAATGGAGCTGCAAGCGGTTTGAGTTCAGGAAAAGG GTATGTGGATGTTTCCACAGTTGATGGCGAAACTTCTAAATTGATTTCTCAACGTATTAAGGCTACTGGAGCTTTGTTTTTGGAG GCTCCAGTTTCTGGCTCAAAAAAGCCAGCAGAAGATGGCCAGCTGATATTTCTTGCTGCTG GGGACAAATCTCTTTATGATTCAGTTGCTCCTTTCTTAGACATCATGGGGAAG TCAAAATTCTACCTTGGGGATGTTGGAAATGGGGCTGCCATGAAACTTGTCGTGAACATGGTCATGGGAAG tatGATGGCATCATTTTCCGAAGGATTGCTTCTCAGTGAGAAAGTAGGACTGGACCCAAGCGTACTAGTTAAG GTGATCTCACAGGGTGCCATTAGTGCGCCGATGTACTCAATGAAAGGCCCATCAATGATCCAATCCGTTTATCCTACTGCATTTCCATTGAAGCATCAGCAGAAG GACATGAGGCTTGCTCTAGGATTAGCAGAATCTGTTTGCCAATCCACCCCCATTGCAGCAGCTGCAAATGAACTGTACAAAGTAGCAAAGTCTCAAGGCCTCAGTGACCAAGATTTTTCAGCGGTCATCGAATCCCTGAAAGGAAAGTTGCAGCAGTGA
- the LOC133794480 gene encoding beta-fructofuranosidase, insoluble isoenzyme CWINV1-like, which translates to MASYLCLSVILIDSEIDNFGVFGLADPNGPMIYKGLYHLFYQYNPKGAVWGNIVWAHSTSEDLVNWTPHEPAIFPSQESDINGCWSGSATILPSGKPVILYTGINPQNQQVQNYAEPKNLSDPFLREWVKLPQNPLMAPTQANQINASSFRDPTTAWLGPDKWWRVIIGSKRNRRGLAILYRSKDFVYWVKAKHPLHSAKGTGMWECPDFFPVSVDGPVGVDSSAIGGKVKHVLKLSFDDTKHDHYTIGTYNFDKDIYIPDKGSVEGYTGLRYDYGKFYASKTFFDDVKNRRILWGWINESSSVNDDIKKGWSGVQAIPRTIWLDKYGKQLIQWPIPEIEKLRLNNVNLSNKLLKAGSKLQISNVQALQADVEVSFKISGFEKAEKLDPSWTNPQMLCSQKGASVKGGLGPFGLHVLASKGLEEYTAVFFRIFKSYDKYVVLMCSDQSRSSLNEDNDKTTYGTFLNVDPVYETISLRTLIDHSIVESFGGKGKACITARVYPTLAIGYGANLYAFNNGNQDVQITSLNAWSMKKAKIY; encoded by the exons ATGGCTTCTTATTTATGTCTCTCTGTCATATTGATCGACTCTGAAATTGACAACTTTGGTGTTTTTGGACTCGCAGATCCTAATG GACCAATGATATACAAGGGACTATACCATCTGTTCTACCAATACAACCCAAAAGGAGCTGTTTGGGGAAACATCGTCTGGGCCCACTCAACATCCGAGGACCTCGTAAACTGGACCCCACATGAGCCAGCCATATTCCCATCCCAGGAATCCGATATCAACGGCTGTTGGTCTGGTTCAGCTACAATTCTTCCCAGTGGCAAACCGGTCATTTTATACACCGGAATCAACCCCCAAAACCAACAAGTACAGAACTACGCCGAGCCCAAGAATCTTTCCGATCCATTCCTCAGGGAATGGGTCAAGTTGCCTCAAAACCCACTAATGGCTCCCACCCAAGCCAACCAAATCAACGCCAGCTCATTTAGGGACCCCACCACTGCTTGGTTGGGCCCAGATAAGTGGTGGAGAGTCATCATTGGAAGCAAAAGGAACAGAAGAGGATTGGCTATTCTTTACAGGAGTAAGGATTTCGTTTACTGGGTCAAGGCCAAACACCCGCTTCATTCCGCTAAAGGAACTGGAATGTGGGAATGCCCTGATTTCTTTCCCGTGTCTGTGGATGGCCCAGTTGGGGTTGACTCGTCCGCGATTGGGGGCAAGGTTAAGCATGTCCTTAAGCTCAGTTTTGATGACACTAAGCACGACCATTACACGATTGGTACGTATAACTTTGATAAGGATATCTATATCCCGGATAAGGGTTCAGTGGAGGGTTATACTGGTTTGAGGTATGATTATGGCAAATTTTATGCTTCCAAGACCTTTTTCGATGATGTCAAGAATAGGAGGATCTTGTGGGGTTGGATTAATGAATCTTCAAGTGTTAATGATGATATCAAGAAGGGATGGTCTGGAGTTCAG GCAATTCCAAGGACCATTTGGCTAGACAAATATGGGAAACAATTGATCCAATGGCCAATTCCAGAAATCGAAAAATTAAGACTAAACAATGTCAACTTGTCTAATAAATTACTCAAGGCTGGATCAAAGCTCCAAATTTCAAATGTCCAAGCACTGCAG GCTGATGTAGAGGTTTCATTTAAAATTAGTGGGTTTGAGAAGGCAGAAAAATTAGACCCCAGCTGGACAAACCCACAAATGTTATGTAGCCAAAAGGGTGCATCAGTTAAAGGTGGTTTAGGACCATTTGGTCTGCATGTTTTGGCTTCAAAGGGATTAGAAGAATACACAGCAGTGTTCTTCAGAATTTTCAAAAGTTACGACAAATATGTGGTGCTTATGTGCAGTGATCAAAGCAG GTCCTCCCTCAATGAAGATAATGATAAGACCACTTATGGGACTTTTCTAAATGTTGACCCTGTTTATGAGACGATATCCTTGAGAACCTTG ATTGATCACTCTATagtggagagctttggtggaAAAGGCAAAGCTTGCATCACAGCTAGAGTTTATCCTACCTTAGCTATTGGTTATGGAGCTAATTTGTATGCTTTCAACAATGGTAATCAAGATGTTCAGATCACAAGCTTGAATGCATGGAGTATGAAGAAAGCAAAGATCTATTAA
- the LOC133794977 gene encoding uncharacterized protein LOC133794977 — MVVTRAGSASPARSGAAFSGPASSKHSDDQESSETKGKLLKSNLSPLSKGKAVLKYSLDSPLPNVIEDDVGGSNELKEGDMHASVDLIGKKLKRKHVALSKSKVSAKKSKKLSIEGSSRVKCKANRKIAKKNVGLLDKPKHMECFIKHEDHYRARVNFHCGFEKINVISEKLTDSQKVLFSKTCFGHFLNLKSYANQAKLVHHVLLREVNQPNLNEMWFKVCGKLIRFSLGEFGLLSGLNVFGDIDRGGIKNSNPIGLYSKFFGDHTRGISRIIVEERFKAANFDNDDEAVRMAVLYLITNFLYAWQKEKNIEKTDLYLCDSGGFNHFPWGKDIFNVTLSSLRDALRENEVVITRQGSYPTYKLNGLPFVFQVFIYESIPSLEGTYCEKVSCGLPRIINWSSVAIPSHKELERNVFSLHKTKIVKVLPSDEENNAFKLEGFFQCNKDMNVADFEDDDFVAPPKKPTSEAPSSSYVPCVTFGFSDMKIIVDECQKKCNIMSKEIAFLKSASESRHRALMEMLVNLKNDQDLKHKAVMEMLGELRPKSCGINDDIDHVDVGFVGADVGDTSGGGGVSKEKDKFFENESFTQVFDECIQAMQEDAAGDMVIADDKNDTVNENEKTTGNDVEETMNIVKPHDDVADVVKDLEEEAHIFNNMNVEIFDKVVHAAVGDLAKKKEVIMATPIAGSLMNPVVVSTPVVGKRNPKPATVLQSPFVNQFGSSSSKDMKHLEVVKSKRKVVGRYAFGDNLFDLPNQIDQDSFNKWFSLGLRKNNKYKKFDDNNSIIKEPFQFCVTEIERKIWFYDLVKDGRDLDNEHINVAFYYLRKKVKYCELINVRVTTTDNSFDQVITSLYDVYLSSDCDRSVISHNSVIFEYICGYKMLCNTPWSLVDFILFPINMTVVGCNHWILGEFNVKQRFFKVYNSMRNRVMDKKVLKVVEAYSTLLPLFLSLNNFYESREDIDLNAQAFKGIDMCHPLDIVFDDEVPQQSNNDCGIFIIKFAEFLMHGLIENIPNPLNVSFQRNKIAVELYVHAKRKKDEGYLSDGEFRGRMSKKMLNVNAMEV, encoded by the exons ATGGTTGTCACTCGTGCGGGGTCTGCATCTCCTGCTCGGTCGGGTGCTGCGTTCTCTGGCCCAGCATCCTCGAAGCATTCCGACGATCAAGAGTCTTCCGAAACGAAGGGGAAACTTCTGAAGAGTAATCTTTCTCCTTTGTCTAAAGGGAAAGCTGTTTTGAAGTATTCATTGGATTCTCCCCTTCCTAATgtgatcgaggatgatgttggtGGTTCAAATGAGTTGAAGGAGGGCGACATGCATGCGAGTGTTGACTTAATTGGGAAAAAGTTGAAGCGAAAACATGTTGCATTGTCAAAGAGCAAAGTCAGTGCGAAGAAATCTAAGAAACTATCTATTGAAGGTTCTAGTCGAGTAAAGTGCAAGGCTAACAGAAAAATTGCGAAGAAGAATGTTGGTTTACTGGATAAACCGAAG CATATGGAATGTTTTATCAAACATGAGGATCATTATAGAGCAAGAGTCAATTTTCACTGTGGTTTTGAGAAGATCAATGTGATCTCAGAAAAATTGACTGACTCTCAAAAGGTTTTGTTTAGTAAGACTTGCTTTGGTCATTTTCTAAACCTTAAATCTTATGCTAATCAAGCTAAATTGGTTCACCATGTTTTGTTGAGAGAAGTTAACcaaccaaacttaaatgaaatgtGGTTTAAAGTTTGTGGAAAGCTGATTAGGTTTTCTTTGGGTGAATTTGGGTTATTGTCTGGGTTAAATGTGTTTGGTGATATTGATAGAGGTGGAATTAAGAATAGTAATCCTATTGGATTGTATTCGAAATTTTTTGGTGACCATACAAGGGGCATTTCAAGAATTATTGTTGAAGAAAGGTTTAAGGCTGCCAATTTTGATAATGATGATGAGGCTGTTAGGATGGCTGTACTTTACCTGATCACTAACTTTTTGTATGCTTGGCAAAAAGAGAAGAACATTGAAAAAACTGACTTGTATCTTTGTGATAGTGGTGGTTTTAATCATTTTCCATGGGGAAAGGATATTTTTAATGTGACTCTCTCATCTTTGAGAGATGCTTTAAGGGAAAATGAAGTTGTTATTACTCGGCAAGGTTCTTACCCAACCTATAAGTTGAATGGTTTGCCATTTGTTTTCCAAGTTTTCATTTACGAATCAATTCCTAGTTTAGAGGGAACttattgtgagaaggttagttGTGGTCTGCCTAGGATTATAAATTGGTCATCTGTTGCAATCCCATCTCATAAGGAGCTTGAGAGGAATGTGTTTTCATTACATAAg ACCAAAATTGTTAAAGTTTTGCCCAGTGATGAAGAGAACAATGCCTTCAAGCTTGAAGGTTTTTTCCAGTGCAACAAGGATATGAATGTTGCTGATTTTGAGGATGATGATTTTGTTGCTCCTCCAAAGAAACCAACCAGTGAGGCTCCTTCCTCATCATATGTTCCTTGTGTGACATTTGGTTTTTCTGATATGAAAATTATTGTGGATGAATGTCAGAAGAAGTGTAACATTATGTCTAAGGAAATTGCATTTTTAAAGTCTGCTAGTGAATCTAGACATAGGGCATTGATGGAGATGTTGGTTAATCTGAAAAACGATCAAGATTTAAAACACAAGGCAGTTATGGAAATGTTAGGTGAGTTGAGGCCAAAATCATGTGGTATTAATGATGATATTGATCATGTTGATGTTGGTTTTGTGGGAGCTGATGTTGGTGATACTTCTGGTGGTGGTggtgtttcaaaggaaaaggatAAGTTTTTTGAGAATGAAAGTTTTACCCAAGTTTTTGATGAATGCATTCAAGCAATGCAAGAAGATGCTGCTGGAGATATGGTAATTGCAGATGATAAGAATGATACAGTAAATGAGAATGAGAAGACTACTGGGAATGATGTTGAAGAAACAATG AATATTGTCAAACCTCATGATGATGTAGCTGATGTTGTTAAAGATCTAGAAGAAGAGGCTCATATTTTTAACAACATGAATGTGGAGATTTTTGATAAAGTTGTTCATGCAGCTGTTGGTGATTTGGCAAAGAAAAAG GAAGTTATTATGGCAACACCCATTGCTGGTTCTTTGATGAATCCAGTAGTTGTGTCTACTCCTGTTGTTGGCAAAAGGAATCCAAAGCCTGCTACAGTTTTGCAATCTCCTTTTGTTAACCAATTTGGATCATCTTCTTCTAAGGATATGAAACATTTGGAGGTTGTGAAGTCTAAAAGGAAGGTTGTGGGACGATATGCTTTTGGAGACAATCTTTTTGATCTGCCTAATCAAATTGACCAAGACTCTTTTAACAAGTGGTTTTCTCTGGGGCTGAGAAAAAATAATAA GTATAAGAAATTTGATGATAATAATAGTATCATTAAGGAGCCATTTCAGTTTTGTGTAACTGAGATTGAGAGAAAAATTTGGTTTTATGATTTAGTTAAAGATGGGAGGGATTTGGACAATGAG CATATTAATGTGGCATTTTATTACCTTAGAAAAAAAGTCAAGTATTGTGAGTTGATAAATGTTAGAGTTACTACTACAGATAACTCTTTTGATCAAGTTATCACTTCTCTGTATGATGTGTATCTGTCAAGTGACTGTGATCGATCTGTTATATCGCATAACAGTGTTATTTTTGAGTATATTTGTGGTTATAAAATGCTTTGTAACACCCCTTGGTCGCTAGTAGATTTCATTTTATTCCCTATTAATATGACTGTTGTTGGCTGTAATCATTGGATTCTTGGGGAGTTCAACGTGAAGCAGAGATTTTTTAAAGTCTACAACTCAATGAGGAATAGAGTTATGGATAAGAAAGTGTTGAAAGTTGTTGAAGCATATTCTACTTTGTTGCCCTTGTTTCtttctttaaataatttttatgagtCAAGGGAAGATATTGATCTAAATGCACAAGCATTCAAGGGCATTGATATGTGTCACCCGTTGGACATTGTGTTTGATGATGAGGTTCCACAACAGAGTAACAA cgATTGTGGGATTTTTATCATAAAGTTTGCTGAATTTCTTATGCATGGACTTATTGAAAATATCCCCAATCCTCTGAATGTTAGTTTCCAGAGAAACAAAATTGCAGTCGAGCTATATGTCCATGCTAAAAGAAAGAAAGATGAAGGCTATCTATCTGATGGGGAGTTCAGAGGAAGAATGAGCAAGAAGATGTTGAATGTTAATGCAATGGAAGTATGA
- the LOC133794976 gene encoding uncharacterized protein LOC133794976: MNPITSLVYYDGHWNENNVYEDFKMLGVLIPLDCSFTTLMNILSTELSTILSTENATIEYQIAETLPPLKIKSDSSIQFYLECKRNDKTLTKYPLIVSVTENNQTITCGALQKMSSTVASSSNNIENDISDTSTFSIDEPQGLPNFIQLADQITDLILEKERHESIPEHIGTETTIITHAISDGIREKQVYKNKEVLTTTIGLYAIKNNFQFKVHKSCKKEYQLKCLDSECTWSFRAARYGKTDMFQLRKFNRAHTCSLDIILGDHRQASSSMVGNVVKTKFTDPKTNYRPKDIAKDMLDRYGVSMSYQKAWRSKEKAVNYVHGSSQDSYRDIPRYLHILKHKNPGTVTDLQIDSINRFKYLYMAMGQSILGWKHCIPVIVVDGTFLKAAFGGTLLTASTQDANRHIFPLAFAITDSENNDSWEWFFRKIKECYGEREELCIVSDRHESIENAIKNVFPNVTHGVCSYHLFCNIKTKFKTDAEATSIAFHAAAKAYNMEDFEKYMKDLDSLHEGIRPFLANEVKYEKWARIHSKSRRYAAMTSNIAESINAALKEMRELPVTTLLECLRNLIQKWSYNNKKEAEATFTELPKKQEEYLRKNFVKSLRMTVEPASTLIYSVHNGLTTNIVDIAKKSCSCNKFDLDELPCEHAMAVIRKMNLQYKKYCSYYFTKQAMLNTYNASIHPLGDPKTWRVPPDVEEIEVLPPKGNRKSGRPRKKRFVSAREGSYQLKCGSTVIGTLLITITCDKEL, from the exons ATGAATCCAATAACATCTTTGGTATATTATGATGGTCATTGGAATGAAAATAATGTGTATGAGGATTTCAAAATGCTGGGAGTGTTAATACCATTAGATTGCTCATTTACAACACTAATGAATATCTTGTCTACAGAGTTGTCTACCATTCTGTCAACAGAAAATGCAACAATTGAGTACCAGATTGCAGAAACATTGCCTCCATTGAAGATCAAAAGTGATAGCTCTATACAATTCTACTTGGAGTGCAAAAGAAATGACAAAACACTCACAAAATACCCTTTGATAGTTTCTGTAACAGAGAACAACCAAACAATTACCTGTGGAGCACTTCAAAAGATGAGTTCTACTGTTGCTTCAAGTAGTAATAATATAGAGAATGATATTTCGGACACATCGACATTCTCTATAGATGAACCTCAAGGACTACCAAATTTTATTCAGTTGGCAGATCAAATTACAGATTTGATTTTGGAGAAGGAACGACATGAATCAATTCCTGAACATATTGGAACAGAAACTACAATTATAACTCATGCAATTTCTGATGGAATAAGAGAAAAACAGGTATACAAAAACAAAGAGGTTCTTACAACAACAATTGGTCTCTATGCCATAAAAAACAATTTTCAGTTCAAGGTCCACAAATCTTGCAAAAAAGAATATCAGTTGAAGTGCCTTGATTCAGAATGTACGTGGTCATTTCGTGCTGCAAGATATGGAAAGACAGATATGTTCCAACTTAGGAAGTTCAATCGTGCCCACACATGTTCCTTGGACATTATTCTTGGAGATCACCGACAGGCTTCAAGTAGTATGGTTGGGAATGTTGTGAAGACCAAGTTCACAGATCCAAAAACAAATTATAGACCTAAAGATATAGCTAAAGACATGTTGGACAGATATGGAGTTTCCATGAGTTACCAAAAAGCATGGCGATCTAAGGAAAAAGCAGTTAATTATGTACATGGTTCAAGTCAAGATTCCTACCGAGACATTCCACGATATCTGCACATTTTGAAGCACAAAAATCCAGGTACTGTAACAGATTTGCAAATTGATAGTATAAACAGatttaaatatctttatatgGCTATGGGACAATCAATTCTAGGTTGGAAACATTGCATTCCAGtaattgttgttgatggaacaTTCCTAAAAGCTGCATTTGGCGGTACACTTCTCACAGCTTCAACACAAGATGCAAATAGACACATCTTCCCATTGGCTTTTGCTATAACAGATTCGGAAAACAATGATTCATGGGAGTGGTTcttcagaaaaataaaagaatgttATGGAGAAAGAGAAGAGTTGTGTATAGTTTCAGATAGACACGAAAGCATAGAGAATGCTATAAAAAATGTCTTTCCAAATGTAACTCATGGAGTGTGCTCCTACCATCTTTTCTGCAACATAAAGACCAAGTTTAAAACAGACGCAGAGGCAACCAGTATTGCATTTCATGCTGCTGCAAAAGCTTATAACATGGAAGATTTTGAAAAATACATGAAGGACTTGGACAGTTTACATGAAGGAATCCGTCCTTTTCTGGCCAATGAGGTTAAATATGAAAAGTGGGCAAGAATCCACTCCAAAAGTCGTAGATATGCAGCTATGACTTCAAACATAGCTGAATCCATTAATGCAGCACTAAAAGAAATGAGAGAGCTTCCAGTAACAACATTACTCGAGTGCCTTAGAAACCTGATTCAAAAATGGAGctacaacaacaaaaaagaagcAGAAGCAACATTTACAGAATTGCCAAAGAAACAAGAGGAATACTTAAGAAAGAACTTTGTCAAGTCATTAAGAATGACT GTAGAACCAGCTAGCACACTCATTTACAGTGTACACAATGGTTTAACAACAAACATTGTTGACATTGCAAAGAAATCTTGCTCTTGTAACAAGTTTGATTTGGATGAATTACCTTGTGAACATGCCATGGCAGTCATTAGAAAGATGAACCTTCAGTATAAAAAATATTGCTCATATTATTTCACAAAACAAGCCATGTTGAACACCTATAATGCATCAATACATCCATTGGGAGATCCAAAAACATGGAGAGTTCCGCCTGATGTTGAGGAAATAGAAGTACTACCTCCAAAGGGAAACAGAAAAAGTGGAAGGCCAAGGAAAAAAAGGTTTGTCTCAGCAAGAGAAGGGTCTTATCAGCTTAAATGTGGAAG TACGGTGATTGGAACATTACTTATCACTATTACTTGTGATAAAGAATTATGA